The following coding sequences lie in one Lolium perenne isolate Kyuss_39 chromosome 2, Kyuss_2.0, whole genome shotgun sequence genomic window:
- the LOC127336650 gene encoding acetylserotonin O-methyltransferase 1 yields the protein MAPHKHNEQDDELTMSTNELLQGQLELYHHCLAFVKSLALKAATDLRIPDAISRRGGAATLSELADEIKIHPTKLSNLRRLMRVLTTSGVFSLVQGKDEPCDGAAAPPEYYELTVVSRLLVEKSPHDLSPMVDTMVDPVSWNALLKMPEWFTEERPSGLSLIEVAQGCDFWDTTVGDGGKFSGGMAADSRVAMQVLLKEHGGVFKEVKSSLVDVGGSHGATATAVAKAFPHLKCTVLDLADVVALAPANDRVTFLAGDMFKYVPPADAVLLKWILHDWKHEDCVKIMRLCKEAIPERDAGGKVIIIDMVVGYPVTQQHDSKEAQAFFDVYMMGMDGIEREESEWSMIFSEAGFSDYKITPTNGIRSIIEVFP from the exons ATGGCGCCGCACAAGCACAACGAACAAGACGACGAGCTGACCATGAGTACCAACGAGTTACTTCAAGGTCAGCTGGAGCTCTACCACCACTGCCTCGCCTTCGTCAAGTCACTGGCGCTCAAGGCCGCCACGGACCTGCGCATCCCCGACGCCATCAGCCGCCGCGGGGGCGCCGCCACCTTGTCCGAGCTCGCCGACGAGATCAAGATCCACCCGACGAAGCTCTCCAACCTAAGGCGGCTCATGCGGGTGCTCACCACCTCCGGGGTCTTCTCACTGGTCCAAGGCAAGGACGAACCCTGTGATGGTGCTGCTGCCCCGCCTGAGTACTACGAGCTGACCGTGGTCTCCCGGCTCCTGGTCGAGAAATCACCACACGACCTGTCCCCGATGGTGGACACAATGGTAGACCCGGTATCCTGGAACGCTCTTCTGAAGATGCCCGAGTGGTTCACCGAGGAGCGACCGTCGGGGCTGTCGCTCATCGAGGTTGCGCAGGGCTGCGACTTCTGGGACACCACGGTGGGCGATGGCGGCAAGTTTAGCGGAGGCATGGCCGCCGACAGCCGCGTCGCCATGCAGGTCCTGCTCAAGGAGCACGGCGGAGTGTTCAAAGAAGTGAAGAGCTCGCTGGTTGACGTCGGCGGCTCGCATGGTGCCACCGCCACGGCCGTGGCTAAAGCGTTCCCGCACCTCAAGTGCACCGTGCTGGACCTCGCCGACGTGGTAGCCTTGGCTCCCGCCAACGACAGGGTGACCTTCCTCGCCGGGGATATGTTCAAGTATGTCCCGCCGGCGGATGCTGTTCTACTCAAG TGGATTTTGCATGACTGGAAACACGAAGACTGTGTCAAGATCATGCGTCTGTGCAAGGAGGCGATCCCGGAGAGAGATGCGGGAGGAAAGGTGATCATCATCGACATGGTGGTCGGGTATCCGGTGACTCAGCAGCATGATTCCAAAGAGGCGCAGGCTTTCTTCGACGTCTACATGATGGGCATGGATGGAATCGAGCGAGAGGAAAGCGAGTGGAGCATGATTTTCTCCGAGGCCGGCTTCAGCGACTACAAGATCACTCCAACCAATGGAATTCGATCAATCATCGAAGTGTTCCCCTGA